The genomic window GTTTTCTTCTAATaatgttatatatatatgttgatgcTATAATTAAAATTGTTTTAAATTTCGCAGAGAATTAATTTGCACAGAATTAAATTTCGCATGAAATTAAGGTGTTGTTTGCTATCCCCCCGCCGACATTTATTTTAGATGGAACTAGTACTTTTTTCTAAAAATATTCTCTATTTGTTTATGGTCTATATATAGGTATTTGGAATTGGTTTAATTATGTTCCTATTGCTTTATTGCTCGTTGTCACGCTTGTTATTTATTTAAAACAAGTAAgatctaaacaattttaaatataGCATCgacatatatataatatttttagaaaaaacatgaactagtttcatatttttataatttataaaataaattaattatgaacatTTAGAGATCAACCtggatttttattattattagaaaataaaaaaaacgcTTTTGAAACAGGCCGATGACCAAATTTGTCCGATTTTGACAGTTGGAGGCTGTCTGTTAGACTGTTACTCAGTATGacagttgaaggttgaaaatcgaacttaaATGTGAGTTGGAGGTTGAAAATGTACTTTAACCTTTAATTAACAGCACCCCCTTACTAGAGTCGAACTGCTGTTCGATTTATGATCTAATGACGACAAGAAAAATGATCGAAAAACAAGAAGCCGTTCCTGTGCTTTGTCCGCATCACAATCTAGTCACCAGGTCACCCCGTGACTCAGCCACGTGATGAAAAAGTTCCGATGACGCAAATGAAGCCGAAACGCAGCTGACTTCTAACCAGCTGTGGCTGGGAGCTCATCAGTAGTAGTGCTAGCAGACAAGGTAGCTCGGGTAGAAAAATGGCTCCATCTGAGTACTCCCTTGTCTACTCACTCCGTCCACGAATATAATTATACAAACCTCGTCGGTAAGTAGCTCATGTTTAATCaattttatagtaaataatattaatatttatttttttaaataaatttattataaaaataaattcaatAATAAATTTAACggtacttattttatatcatgaatattactattttttatataaatttagttaaagttaaaaTTGTTTGACCTTCGAAAAAAATCCTTCATTGACGGAGGGACGGAGGGAGTCTCTAACAAGGCACCAATCGATCGGGCATCTCTTTCACGGCTCCTCCTCGGCCCTGGACGCAGCCGCAGGTACTAGTACTGTTTTCCATAGGCGCCACGGCACTCGCAGCAGCACCTGCGACTGCGAGGCTTTGTGCTATTTTTGGAGAGAAAAAGGACGGTGAATTGGCGATAGCTGGACTAACAAAAACAATTATCGATCGATCTTGGGATGGAAACAGCCGATTCTCTCATCGCAAATCCCCTCGCTAATCCCTAAATAAATAACTCTATAATTAAACCGGAGTAGTTTGCTCACACGTGGCCCGACTGACACCCGACCCGAGAGATGTCGCTGAAAAAACTTCGTCATCAATGGctttgttcgcttcgctgaaaaaacaagtcaaaatattattttgtttgatttattgaaacagaaaaatactatttcaactcaaaaaataaattaaaaaaaatagattacaagagaaacgaacatgataaataaagaaaatcacatCAAGCTCCGTACGCGTGCCTCCTCGTTGGATTTGGCGTTAAATCAGAGCGGAGCACGGGGAGAGATTCCAAgacggctggtattaaagcctgTTAAAGCTGTTTTCGTTGTTATAGAAAAACATTATAGATTGTGATAAGCCAGAGCGAACGGACCCGTTGGGCACGTCTTCCTCCGCGAACTTCGCCTTCCTCCTCGGCCTGCCTATAAGTCTCTCCGTGCCCCCTCGGGCCCTCGCTTTTCGCGCTCTTCCTCTTCTGCCTCTGCCTGCCTCCAGCAACTCGTTAGTGCGCCGGCGTCCGTCCCCGCCTCCGTCTCGGGGAGCGATGATGATCGTGCGACGCCTGCTCCGATCCAATGCCCCCGCCCAGGTGAAGATTATCCATGTACCTTGTGTCCTACGCTCCTAGTAGATGCATGCAAAAGATGGCTTCTTTCTCGGGTACAGTGGGCAGAATTTCACAGGCTCGCATCGCGTGAGTGGAAGAAAACCTTGTTTTGGATGCTTTTTTGGTTGCAAAGTAGTCTTCTTCTGGTCGCGCCCCTTCTCACGTTTTCTTGGAAAAGAGTACGATAAATTGTACGGCTTCTAGTTCTAATTACCAGCTGCTTCGAGGTGCGTAGCAGTCGAGGTATCAGATTATACTTTAGGAATCCCTGATTTTAAAATCGCGGACTGACAAAAAAAAACCCAGCGTTTTGACAATTTTTTCGTGGAAAATTAGTAGGGTAAGTATGCTCCCACCttaaatcccccccccccccccccccttgtcaTATGCTTACGATTACGTGTGGTTATACTGTACGTGGACTCTGAAACGATCTTTTCGAATCCTAGCGTCGTAGTACCCCCATGTGATGCAAAGCTGGGTTCCTTATTCGGGATATGCCATCCCTTTATTTGACTTTCACGCACAAAGTGCCATGCTTTATTCAGAGCTGCACATTTACATACTGCCTTGAGGTACTATGACATGAATATTCGACCTATTTGTGTGGTTCAGACATCAGACATCACTTGCCAAATTTTGGCCATTGTCACAGCTCATATGCGATCATTTTTTCCTGCCCCACAGGCAAGCAGCTTATTGAAGCATGTAACTGGCACTGCAAGTTTGCAAGGGCATGCGGATAGTTTGTTGGATGCCTCAGTCAGACATTTTAGTTCAGCTCCATCTGCCCAGTCTGCCTCAACTGAAGAAAATGGGTATGCAGTTCTTTTCTCTTATCTGGAATTGTCACACAGTTGTGTTCTGTACTTCTGTTACACCATGTAAACTACTGCCTATTGCTGATCTGCAAAGTGATTCTTCCAGGTTTAAGGGCCATGGCATGTTAGCACCTTTTACAGCTGGCTGGCAGAGCAATGATTTGCATCCTCTAATTATTGAGAGATCTGAGGTCGCAACTCTGAACTTTAGCATTATTTTTGTTACATCTCTTGAAATATAGAAATATAGTGTTCAATTGCGGAGAAGTAAATTTAGAACGCCTACTATTTTATATACCTATCTTACATTTACAGAATGTACTGTTTTGCAGTCTAGCTTACTATTTGATTATGCAGGGTTCCTATGTTTACGACATTAATGGGAACAAGTACCTGGATTCTCTTGCAGGATTATGGTGCACAGCTTTAGGTATGTGCACTTGACTTTGTGATAATGTACCACCATTTATTTCTATGGCTTTACCAATGTTTTTGCATCTGTTACTTCTGCATAATCTATGTGCATTATGTCTTCAGGTGGTAGCGAGCCTCGATTAGTCAAAGCAGCAACTGAGCAATTAAACAAATTACCCTTCTACCATTCCTTTTGGAACCGCACAACCAAACCTTCATTGGTACATTTTCTTGAATCGCTCGTCTATTATTAGTTTATTTATTCAATTTTGAAATTGCTGTCTCTATCCTAGTTTCTTTTCTAAAAAATCACTTGCCAAATTTCCAAAATTGATTATTGGAATTGTACTGCTGCTTTCAGGATCTTGCACAGGAGATCCTTAGCATGTTCACTGCAAGGGAAATGGGAAAAGTTTTCTTCACAAACAGTGGTTCAGAAGCAAATGACTCTCAGGTGTGACTATTAATAGCACCTACTATTTTCTGCAGTTTACAGTTTAGACCCCTAGTACCATCAATGGTGTTTTTTTTTGTTGAACACGTAGGAGAGCTGCTTaacattatattaagaagaaatacCGTCAATGGTGTCGCTGTCACTGTTCTTTGCTTTTACTGCAGATAACTGAAAGTACTTAAATAGTGATTTTTGCATCAACCGCTCATCTTTAAAGAACTTAAACACACAACTAAAAGTGAATTTTATTGCACATCGCTAAAGAAATATGTACGTGCTCTCTCATTAAAATGGTTGCTGGTTCATTGATCATGATATTCATGTGTCGATTGTGGCCCAATTTCTCTTTGAAATATACCTAGCTAGTTGGCAGACCGTGAGATTTCTATTCTAGCATTTTAATGTGTTTTTTCCTTCTCTTTGATATAAACATGGTTTTGTTCCTGACAGGTCCATTACTGATGCTTATATTTTACAGGTCAAACTAGTATGGTATTATAACAATGCATTGGGGAGGCCAAACAAGAAGAAATTTATTGCACGATCAAAAGCGTAAGCTTTACTGTAATCAAATTTTGTTCTTGAAACAAGAAAGGTCTTGTTGTACTTCTTCAGTTAACAATTGTCATAAACGTTGGTTCCAGATAAAAAATTGCAACGTTCTCTGATTTCAAGTTCCATTCTATGAAAATCTGGAAGCTTTTGAGATTCTTTTGTTACTGCTTGATGCTTGTTATACACGTGTTGCAGATACCATGGATCTACATTGATATCAGCGAGCCTAACTGGGTGAGTACTGTCATACTAAAAATGATGGTTTGCCAGCATACATCTTTAAAGCATGTCCAACGACACTCATAAATAATCTTCAATAGTTTTCTGATTGCAACTCTATCTTTAGTCTTCCTGCCCTGCACCAGAAGTTTGATCTACCAGCACCTTTTGTTCTGCACACTGACTGCCCTCACTACTGGCGATATCATCTTCCTGGTAATATGATTTAAAATTTTGCTAGATGAATTCCGAAAAAGAAAAATTGCTGTAAAATTGAGCTGCATATTTTGCTAATAAACTATTTGGTGCGGAACAGGTGAGACAGAAGAAGAATTTGCGACTAGACTTGCCACCAATTTAGAGAATCTTATTCTCAAAGAAGGACCAGAAACAGTAGAGTTCTTATCAACAAAGCTTGTATGCTGTCAATACGTTCAAAGCTTAATGTCTCCCTAATTATGTGGTATCTTTGATTTATCAGATCGCTGCTTTCATTGCTGAACCTGTGATGGGTGCTGGTGGTGTCATCCCTCCTCCAAAGACCTATTTTGAAAAGGTTATATACTACGAGTTCCAATActttgatagctcttctatgaacaaACTGAACTTCTCTGAAAGTATATTTGCTTAATTCACCCATCCCTCTTTGCCtcttctcttttcttccttcATCTCATTGTAGTGGTGTTGTTTGTGAATTGCTATTGTTGGTGTATTAAACAAAGGCCTACGTCAAGGACTTGAATTCTTGTTCCGAATGTTTATTCTGTGTCATTTTGTTTTCTGTCAACAGGTTCAAGCAGTGGTCAAGAAGTATGACATTCTTTTCATAGCAGATGAGGTATTGAACACTTTCTATGAAATCAAACAATGTCAAATATGAAGGAAAAAATATAACTTTTGTGGATATTGTTGACTGATAATGCATTCTAGGTTATCACTGCATTTGGAAGGTTGGGGACTATGTTTGGATGTGATTATTATAACATCAAGCCAGATCTAGTTTCATTGGCCAAGGTGAATTTTGAGTCTCACTGACATGTGAACATGCTTATATATATGACATTCTGATGTATAGAGATTAATGCCATTTTTACTGTAACAGGCTCTTTCAAATGCATATGTACCCATCGGGGCAACTCTTGTTAGCCCAGAGATATCAGATGTGATTCATTCCCAGAGCAATAAGCTTGGTAGGTTACTGCAATTTCTGTGAGATCAACTATAGTGTTTCTGCATTGGCACGTGGTGAGTTTTCCCGAAACATCGCATGTGCTGACATGTCGTGTCTTACAGGTTCATTTGCTCATGGATTTACATACTCCGGTCATCCAGTTGCCTGTGCTGTGGCCATAGAAGCTCTGAAACTTTATCGGTAATATATGCTGCACTTTTTGTAACACATATTTGAGTTATTTATCTGTTGTTCCTGATGAATGATTTGCAAAAAATGGCATCAGCGAAAGGGATATTCCTGGTCATGTCAAGCGCATTGCTCCAAAGTTCCAGGATGGAATTAGGGCGTTGGCGGACAGTCCAATTATCGGGGAGGTACGCATCTGAATTTCTGAATCGCGAAACCCACCACTCGGTTCAAATCCATAACTACAGTGCTCCTGAACTTCAGATACGTGGCTTAGGGATGATTATGGGAACCGAATTCACCAACAACAAATCACCGACCGATCTATTCCCTGCCGAATGGGGTAAGTCGATGTTGCAGCTAGTACACAATGGCATGGCATGTAACAGAGAGTTAGGCTTACTAATCCTGTTCCAAGATGCCTAGAGATGCCACTGTCTTGGATCCAAAGCGCAACCTGAATCTGCCGAAAACTAAAGGTCTGTATGATGTGGGATGATACTTTTTCAGGCGTTGGTGCGATCTTTGGAGAGGAGTGCCAGAAGCGCGGCATGCTGGTCAGGGTTGCTGGCGATGCCATCATGATGTCGCCGACGCTGATCATGACGCCCGACGAAGTAGATGAGGTGTGCCATAAGTAATTCACAGTATCTCCATTGTCCTCAAGCCTCGGTGGTAACCCAATAACATCAATGGCTTTGCCTTTTCAGCTGGTGAGCATCTATGGGGAAGCCCTCAAGGCCACGGAGGAGAGGGTGGCAGCCCTGAAATCCAAGAACTAGCAAAAGGgggaggacgacgaggatgacGCTGGGCGGCGACGGTCGCAGCTCATATACATGTGAATAAAAAGTTTGTGGCTGCGAGATGGCAATAACGCACCGTTACGGTCGTCGCTGTTCTTAAAGTGCAAGGTCGCAGCTGCTCTATCACTAAGCAATGGTGACTGAACTTTTAAACAGTACATAGATGTTTTTTCCCGTTTATTGGCGAGAATAAATACCTCAGCTGCCCTGTA from Miscanthus floridulus cultivar M001 chromosome 11, ASM1932011v1, whole genome shotgun sequence includes these protein-coding regions:
- the LOC136493664 gene encoding gamma-aminobutyrate transaminase 1, mitochondrial isoform X2, with translation MMIVRRLLRSNAPAQASSLLKHVTGTASLQGHADSLLDASVRHFSSAPSAQSASTEENGFKGHGMLAPFTAGWQSNDLHPLIIERSEGSYVYDINGNKYLDSLAGLWCTALGGSEPRLVKAATEQLNKLPFYHSFWNRTTKPSLDLAQEILSMFTAREMGKVFFTNSGSEANDSQVKLVWYYNNALGRPNKKKFIARSKAYHGSTLISASLTGLPALHQKFDLPAPFVLHTDCPHYWRYHLPGETEEEFATRLATNLENLILKEGPETIAAFIAEPVMGAGGVIPPPKTYFEKVQAVVKKYDILFIADEVITAFGRLGTMFGCDYYNIKPDLVSLAKALSNAYVPIGATLVSPEISDVIHSQSNKLGSFAHGFTYSGHPVACAVAIEALKLYRERDIPGHVKRIAPKFQDGIRALADSPIIGEIRGLGMIMGTEFTNNKSPTDLFPAEWGVGAIFGEECQKRGMLVRVAGDAIMMSPTLIMTPDEVDELVSIYGEALKATEERVAALKSKN
- the LOC136493664 gene encoding gamma-aminobutyrate transaminase 1, mitochondrial isoform X1, which gives rise to MPSLYLTFTHKVPCFIQSCTFTYCLEASSLLKHVTGTASLQGHADSLLDASVRHFSSAPSAQSASTEENGFKGHGMLAPFTAGWQSNDLHPLIIERSEGSYVYDINGNKYLDSLAGLWCTALGGSEPRLVKAATEQLNKLPFYHSFWNRTTKPSLDLAQEILSMFTAREMGKVFFTNSGSEANDSQVKLVWYYNNALGRPNKKKFIARSKAYHGSTLISASLTGLPALHQKFDLPAPFVLHTDCPHYWRYHLPGETEEEFATRLATNLENLILKEGPETIAAFIAEPVMGAGGVIPPPKTYFEKVQAVVKKYDILFIADEVITAFGRLGTMFGCDYYNIKPDLVSLAKALSNAYVPIGATLVSPEISDVIHSQSNKLGSFAHGFTYSGHPVACAVAIEALKLYRERDIPGHVKRIAPKFQDGIRALADSPIIGEIRGLGMIMGTEFTNNKSPTDLFPAEWGVGAIFGEECQKRGMLVRVAGDAIMMSPTLIMTPDEVDELVSIYGEALKATEERVAALKSKN